A genomic region of Dactylococcopsis salina PCC 8305 contains the following coding sequences:
- a CDS encoding KH domain-containing protein, whose protein sequence is MSNYVNSSPPESNQPQYAELVRFLLTPLLDFPESLRIDCEATKSNQRIWIRVALASKDQGRAFGRGGRNLSAIRTVLTAAGLTKQQSVYLDVYGKPEKTEEGGNKPTSNVGQPKKTVGKEGKKKPQKRSKPTPTLASE, encoded by the coding sequence ATGTCTAATTATGTTAATTCCTCGCCTCCAGAATCCAATCAACCGCAATATGCTGAGTTAGTGCGATTTTTATTAACTCCCTTGTTAGATTTCCCTGAGAGTTTACGAATTGATTGTGAAGCAACGAAGAGTAACCAACGGATTTGGATTCGGGTGGCGTTAGCGTCGAAAGATCAGGGAAGAGCCTTTGGACGAGGAGGAAGAAACCTGAGTGCCATTCGTACCGTGCTAACGGCAGCAGGTTTAACGAAACAACAGTCGGTTTATCTCGATGTTTACGGGAAACCCGAAAAGACAGAAGAAGGGGGAAACAAACCGACCTCTAATGTCGGTCAACCGAAAAAAACGGTTGGGAAAGAAGGGAAGAAAAAACCCCAGAAACGATCGAAACCGACTCCTACCCTTGCTTCCGAATAA
- a CDS encoding choice-of-anchor Q domain-containing protein, giving the protein MSISPNPLFQTWQDTLTEAAANGRLLAAAKEALRLEATPNPLAELIRQWQTGDFSQLPAVELLSSEAMSGAMGAYGNETIYLNEDWLSTASEEDAVAVLMEELGHHLDQVVKVTDSRGDEGAIFASLVQGNELSKHELASLRRENDSTTLEINGETVFVEQAEFTVTNTDDSGEGSLRNAIEQANSSEGADTITFDSSLSGETIGLTSGQLKITDSLTIEGLGAEELTIDAEGNSRVFEIDDSNDENIINVELTKSTITGGSTDSYAIEEIVVGGGIFNAENLTISNSTVLGNSARDGGGIFNAFNAENLTISNSTVLGNSATDGGGIFNFGNLSLSNSTVSGNSAVFGGGIHNPVTASLSNSTVSGNSAAFGGGIENRNGNLSVSNSTISGNSGRGISSLYATLSLSNTIIANNENGSDVALNDRSTINRQGVNLIEDGSLTGENIINQDPNLSSLQNNGGSTKTQVPQDGSPAIDAGDNAFLSESELSIDFNGDGDTDDTLNTDQRGEGFDRVVNGTVDIGAVEVQDISGEPTASNSVVTWGRSVGGGDLTGEDSDSTTGVPGGELNNVQDIFSTSGAFIGGAFAALKEDGSVVAWGLDNRGGDLTGSSDFATGVPRGELDNVQNIFSNSNAFAALKEDGSVVTWGSSERGGDITGEDSDVATGVPGGELDNVQDIFSSERAFAALKEDGSVVTWGFFFYGGDLTGSSDFATGVPGGELDNVQNIFSTSGAFAALKEDGSVVTWGNDLWGGDLTGENSDETTGVPGGKLDNVQEIFSTSSAFAALKEDGSVVTWGLDGSGGDLTGSSDFATGVPGGELDNVQDIFSTSGAFAALKENGSVVTWGSSESGGDLTSENSEDATGVPGGELDNVQDIFSNSWAFAALKEDGSVVTWGDSSEGGDLTGSSDFATGVPGGELDNVQDIFSTNGAFAALKEDGSVVTWGNSSEGGDLTGENSEDATGVPGGELDNVQDIFSTGWAFAALKEDGSVVTWGDSDLGGDLTGEDSEDATGVPGGELDNVEDIFSTGSAFAAIVGDDLSSDPIAPEIISREPFAASIDTVQVGDTLFTVDVNPGDSNEDDLQFSFTENLPEFSIDPNSGEITLEQAVEGDDNFGFGVVVEDQQLGLTSEPEQFSVEFTTDDNPDDPDDPNRITAGPFLLRAKQGFTEEGERLTASGTIEIGFDQPSFQPLLKADGEIYYKQDTRTLGGNAEIFAVPTFFDPAPSIFDGDLDEFSLPEDEAVNVVNLFEQSVPISIEGNALELEKIEDFSVDALIDQKALQLQGKVTAELEKFDDFIFTGDLAGGDPENPNRIELSPNGWEMKGAFELGAEDDGNDLSFGGAQWGIQGVQVEIDTFKDEYGGGASIKTPIATVEGSFLLDIEERGLKVFEEVSLGASDLDLPIGNTGAYLQEIGGTLSDIGEGIPSFGGDIEFSAGPELDQLELDEIIEAWGFEIGVAIPERLASLNLGGSLEFADDKTVIEAGANPQENSLEILAGILLEANADLRMELGDSRSQFNLSGDLDILNGFVTADASLSATIQKVQNSVEFAISAQGSASANVPDFIPFLGGTPIPEANFAFEYDTQAPSSENFIAGWGDVRFFREEKGVRLNFDGSREILGSDKITSIETQQLSTQSVQLASSTDSFATADMGTVTLESQEPATPSLKLATVTESFVASETFPITADMGIVTFTATWEEPTSNPNLQLEAPDGSRFNRDDIANNDALELVDDLSDDTSQTIAADFNTLETGDWTFGVTDADSLGDINFSASEILEPVTLDLTLPEEEQEVTPGDTINLDYQVENLAEAGSLRLFYDTESEGFSGTPIDQINFSEDESGSFEWEVPDLDNGDYHLYGLLEAGNQVPELKYAPSFISVEQPELTLSDVSYELSATEDTTVEFELALSQPSAESITVDYRTSSATAIADSDFASKEGELTFEPNQETATIEVEVFASPDLLGEYAFSLQLSNAENAFIPEGENRAVATPETFNIAGDSPNVVEGTLEELDSKTIIGFEGDDTLRVRNTSFEQEQLNVTEGSAILEIDVNDDGEVDSTITLEGDYSGGEFVTEQTEDDTEISFDESVEKSLTFSEAVFGSLDDDILESDLDFEGDGNIIFSGDGNDFVDASNTSDGNRLYGGSSNDELFAGTNDRLFGGDGDDLLNASQGGGNNRLYGGSGNNTFFAGTNDRLVGGEDNDRFFLSEGEGNNTVTGGTGEDQFWLADGQFAEQANIITDFTSGEDVLGLAEVELEFSNLTIGASEENPEDTFVQANGQDLAVLLNVEADTLSQTDFVFT; this is encoded by the coding sequence CTTAGTGCAGGGAAATGAGTTGAGTAAGCACGAGTTAGCTTCCCTACGAAGAGAAAATGATAGCACTACTTTAGAAATAAACGGAGAAACAGTTTTTGTGGAGCAAGCTGAGTTTACTGTTACCAATACTGATGATAGCGGTGAAGGCTCATTACGGAATGCTATTGAACAGGCAAATAGCAGTGAAGGTGCTGATACCATCACGTTTGATAGTAGCTTAAGTGGTGAAACCATTGGGTTGACCAGTGGTCAACTAAAGATTACTGACTCTCTAACGATTGAAGGGCTAGGAGCGGAGGAACTCACTATTGATGCAGAAGGAAATAGTCGTGTTTTTGAGATCGACGATAGTAATGATGAAAATATTATCAATGTAGAACTTACTAAATCAACTATCACTGGAGGATCAACAGATTCATATGCAATAGAAGAGATTGTTGTTGGTGGTGGTATTTTTAATGCTGAAAACTTAACTATTAGCAATAGTACGGTCTTGGGTAACTCTGCTAGGGATGGTGGTGGTATTTTTAATGCTTTTAATGCTGAAAACTTAACTATTAGCAATAGTACGGTCTTGGGTAACTCTGCTACTGATGGTGGTGGTATTTTTAATTTTGGAAATTTAAGCCTTAGTAATAGTACAGTATCAGGCAACTCTGCTGTTTTTGGTGGGGGAATTCATAACCCTGTCACAGCAAGCCTTAGCAATAGCACAGTATCGGGCAACTCTGCTGCTTTTGGTGGGGGAATTGAGAATAGAAACGGAAATTTAAGCGTTAGCAATAGTACGATTTCAGGTAATTCTGGTAGAGGAATTTCTAGTCTTTACGCAACTTTAAGCCTGAGCAATACTATTATTGCTAACAACGAAAATGGTAGCGATGTTGCATTAAATGATCGTTCTACCATCAATCGTCAAGGTGTCAACTTAATTGAAGATGGTAGTCTCACTGGTGAAAATATTATCAACCAAGACCCCAATCTTTCTTCATTACAAAATAATGGTGGTTCTACCAAAACCCAAGTTCCTCAAGATGGCAGCCCTGCTATTGATGCTGGAGATAACGCTTTCCTATCAGAATCTGAGCTTAGCATCGATTTCAATGGTGATGGCGATACTGACGATACCTTAAATACCGACCAGCGCGGGGAAGGCTTCGATCGCGTTGTTAACGGCACAGTGGATATTGGTGCTGTAGAAGTTCAGGATATTAGTGGAGAACCAACAGCTAGTAACTCAGTGGTCACCTGGGGAAGATCTGTAGGCGGTGGCGATCTTACCGGGGAAGATAGTGATTCTACTACAGGAGTGCCGGGAGGGGAATTAAATAATGTCCAAGATATCTTTTCTACTAGTGGTGCCTTTATTGGTGGGGCTTTTGCGGCGCTGAAAGAAGATGGCTCGGTGGTCGCTTGGGGCTTAGATAACAGGGGTGGCGACCTCACTGGTTCGTCCGACTTTGCCACAGGAGTGCCAAGAGGAGAATTAGATAATGTCCAAAACATTTTTTCTAATAGTAATGCCTTTGCGGCGCTGAAAGAAGATGGCTCGGTGGTAACTTGGGGAAGCTCTGAACGTGGTGGCGACATCACCGGTGAAGACTCTGACGTTGCCACAGGAGTGCCGGGAGGAGAATTAGATAATGTCCAAGATATTTTTTCTAGTGAGCGTGCTTTTGCTGCCTTGAAGGAGGATGGTTCTGTCGTTACTTGGGGATTTTTCTTCTACGGTGGCGACCTCACTGGTTCGTCCGACTTTGCCACAGGAGTGCCGGGAGGAGAATTAGATAATGTCCAAAACATTTTTTCTACTAGTGGTGCCTTTGCGGCGCTGAAGGAAGATGGCTCGGTAGTCACTTGGGGAAATGATCTCTGGGGTGGAGACCTCACTGGTGAAAACTCTGACGAGACAACAGGAGTGCCGGGAGGAAAATTAGATAATGTCCAAGAGATATTTTCTACTAGCAGTGCTTTTGCGGCGCTGAAAGAAGATGGCTCGGTAGTCACTTGGGGCTTAGATGGCAGTGGCGGCGACCTCACTGGTTCGTCCGACTTTGCCACAGGAGTGCCGGGAGGAGAATTAGATAATGTCCAAGATATCTTTTCTACTAGTGGTGCCTTTGCGGCGCTGAAAGAAAATGGCTCGGTGGTTACTTGGGGAAGCTCTGAAAGTGGTGGCGACCTCACCAGTGAAAACTCTGAAGATGCTACAGGAGTGCCGGGAGGAGAATTAGATAATGTCCAAGATATCTTTTCTAATTCTTGGGCTTTTGCGGCGCTGAAAGAGGATGGCTCGGTAGTCACTTGGGGAGATTCTAGCGAGGGTGGCGACCTCACTGGTTCGTCCGACTTTGCCACAGGAGTGCCGGGAGGAGAATTAGACAATGTCCAAGATATCTTTTCTACTAATGGGGCTTTTGCAGCGCTGAAGGAAGATGGCTCGGTAGTCACTTGGGGAAATTCTAGCGAGGGTGGCGACCTCACCGGTGAAAACTCTGAAGATGCTACAGGAGTGCCGGGAGGGGAATTAGATAATGTCCAAGATATCTTTTCTACTGGTTGGGCTTTTGCGGCGCTGAAAGAGGATGGCTCGGTAGTCACTTGGGGAGATTCTGACTTGGGTGGTGACCTCACCGGTGAAGACTCTGAAGATGCTACAGGAGTACCGGGAGGAGAATTAGACAATGTCGAAGACATCTTTTCCACTGGTAGTGCCTTTGCGGCGATTGTCGGCGATGACCTGAGCAGTGACCCCATCGCCCCAGAAATCATCTCTAGAGAGCCTTTTGCCGCTTCCATTGATACGGTACAAGTTGGGGACACCCTCTTCACCGTAGATGTTAACCCAGGAGACAGCAACGAAGACGACCTTCAATTCTCCTTTACCGAAAACCTCCCCGAATTTAGCATTGACCCCAACAGTGGGGAAATCACCCTCGAACAAGCAGTCGAAGGCGACGACAACTTTGGCTTCGGGGTAGTTGTTGAAGACCAACAATTGGGACTAACCAGTGAGCCAGAACAATTTTCAGTGGAGTTTACCACCGATGACAATCCTGATGACCCTGATGACCCTAATCGAATAACTGCCGGTCCCTTTCTATTACGTGCAAAGCAAGGCTTTACAGAAGAAGGGGAACGCCTCACCGCCAGTGGCACCATTGAAATTGGCTTTGATCAACCCTCCTTCCAACCCCTCCTTAAAGCCGACGGCGAAATCTATTACAAACAAGACACTCGTACTCTAGGTGGTAATGCAGAAATTTTCGCCGTTCCCACTTTCTTTGATCCAGCTCCCTCAATATTTGATGGAGACTTGGATGAATTTTCTCTCCCTGAAGACGAAGCAGTTAATGTAGTTAATCTATTTGAGCAATCCGTACCCATCAGTATTGAAGGCAATGCTTTAGAACTAGAAAAAATAGAAGACTTTAGCGTTGATGCGCTAATTGATCAGAAAGCCTTACAGCTACAAGGTAAAGTTACAGCTGAGTTGGAAAAATTTGATGATTTTATCTTTACAGGTGACTTAGCTGGTGGTGATCCAGAAAACCCCAACCGAATTGAGCTTTCTCCTAATGGATGGGAAATGAAAGGAGCATTTGAACTGGGGGCAGAAGATGACGGGAACGATTTAAGTTTCGGAGGAGCTCAGTGGGGAATACAAGGGGTTCAAGTTGAAATCGACACCTTTAAAGATGAGTATGGAGGAGGAGCAAGCATCAAAACTCCTATTGCCACAGTAGAGGGAAGTTTCTTATTAGATATAGAGGAAAGGGGATTAAAGGTCTTTGAAGAGGTCAGTCTCGGAGCAAGCGATCTTGATCTCCCTATAGGCAATACAGGGGCTTATCTACAAGAAATTGGTGGAACCCTCAGTGATATTGGAGAAGGAATCCCCTCCTTTGGTGGAGATATCGAATTTAGCGCTGGTCCTGAACTAGACCAGCTAGAGCTTGACGAAATTATTGAAGCATGGGGATTTGAAATTGGAGTTGCCATTCCTGAGCGATTAGCTTCATTAAATTTAGGGGGTAGTCTGGAATTTGCAGATGACAAAACAGTCATTGAGGCAGGAGCAAACCCCCAAGAAAACTCCCTAGAAATCTTAGCTGGAATTTTATTAGAAGCCAATGCTGATCTGAGAATGGAATTGGGTGATAGCCGTTCTCAGTTTAATCTTAGTGGCGATCTCGATATTCTCAATGGATTTGTAACGGCTGATGCCAGCCTAAGCGCCACTATACAAAAAGTACAAAATTCTGTAGAATTTGCCATCAGCGCTCAAGGTTCAGCCAGTGCTAATGTTCCCGATTTTATTCCATTTTTAGGAGGAACTCCCATCCCGGAGGCAAATTTTGCTTTTGAATATGATACACAAGCCCCGAGTAGTGAAAACTTTATCGCAGGCTGGGGTGATGTTCGTTTCTTTAGAGAAGAAAAAGGAGTAAGACTAAATTTTGATGGCAGTCGCGAAATTCTTGGCAGTGACAAAATTACTTCAATAGAAACTCAACAGCTATCAACCCAATCTGTACAACTAGCAAGTTCCACAGACTCATTTGCCACTGCCGACATGGGAACTGTCACCTTAGAAAGTCAAGAACCAGCCACCCCATCCCTGAAACTAGCAACAGTTACAGAGTCTTTTGTTGCCTCCGAAACCTTCCCCATCACTGCCGACATGGGAATTGTCACCTTCACCGCCACTTGGGAAGAACCTACTTCTAATCCCAACCTGCAACTCGAAGCCCCAGACGGTAGTCGTTTTAATCGTGATGATATTGCCAATAATGACGCACTAGAACTTGTCGATGACCTTAGTGATGACACCAGCCAAACCATCGCTGCTGACTTCAATACCCTTGAAACAGGCGATTGGACATTCGGAGTAACTGACGCAGACTCCCTCGGAGACATTAACTTTAGTGCCTCAGAAATCCTAGAACCAGTCACCCTAGACTTAACGCTTCCCGAAGAAGAACAGGAAGTCACCCCTGGAGACACCATTAACCTTGATTATCAAGTCGAGAACCTAGCAGAAGCGGGAAGCCTGCGTCTGTTTTATGACACTGAATCCGAAGGCTTTAGCGGCACTCCCATCGACCAAATCAACTTTAGCGAAGATGAAAGTGGCAGCTTTGAGTGGGAAGTTCCCGACTTAGACAATGGTGACTATCATCTCTACGGCTTACTCGAAGCGGGAAACCAAGTGCCAGAACTAAAATATGCTCCCAGTTTCATCAGCGTAGAACAACCCGAACTAACTCTCTCTGATGTTTCTTATGAACTGTCGGCGACAGAAGACACCACCGTTGAATTTGAATTAGCCTTATCTCAACCCTCAGCAGAATCCATCACTGTGGATTATCGCACAAGCAGTGCCACTGCCATTGCTGATAGTGACTTTGCCAGTAAGGAAGGGGAATTAACCTTTGAACCGAATCAAGAAACTGCCACCATTGAAGTAGAAGTATTTGCCAGCCCTGACTTATTAGGAGAGTACGCTTTTTCTCTACAATTAAGCAATGCGGAAAACGCCTTTATTCCAGAGGGAGAAAACCGAGCCGTAGCTACTCCTGAAACTTTTAATATTGCAGGAGATAGCCCTAACGTTGTGGAAGGAACTTTAGAAGAACTTGACAGTAAAACCATTATTGGCTTTGAAGGAGACGACACCCTCCGAGTGCGTAATACTTCCTTTGAACAGGAACAGTTAAACGTTACCGAAGGGTCAGCCATTCTTGAAATTGATGTTAACGACGATGGCGAAGTTGATTCCACGATTACCCTAGAAGGAGACTACAGTGGGGGAGAATTTGTCACCGAACAAACAGAAGATGATACTGAAATCAGCTTTGACGAATCAGTAGAAAAATCACTTACATTTAGTGAAGCAGTATTTGGCTCTTTAGATGATGACATTCTAGAAAGTGATCTTGACTTTGAAGGAGATGGAAATATCATCTTCAGTGGAGACGGAAATGACTTCGTTGATGCTTCTAATACCTCTGATGGCAATCGTCTTTATGGTGGCAGTAGTAACGATGAGTTATTTGCTGGCACAAATGATCGTTTATTTGGCGGTGATGGCGATGATCTTCTTAATGCTTCTCAAGGTGGTGGCAATAACCGACTTTATGGTGGCTCTGGAAATAATACTTTCTTCGCTGGTACTAATGACCGACTCGTTGGTGGGGAGGATAATGACCGTTTCTTCCTCTCTGAGGGAGAAGGAAACAACACGGTGACTGGTGGAACTGGTGAAGATCAATTCTGGCTAGCAGACGGTCAATTTGCAGAACAAGCCAACATAATCACTGACTTTACATCTGGTGAAGATGTTCTTGGCTTAGCAGAAGTGGAGCTAGAATTTTCCAATCTCACCATTGGTGCCAGTGAAGAAAATCCAGAAGATACATTTGTTCAAGCTAATGGTCAAGATTTGGCAGTTCTCTTAAATGTGGAAGCAGATACTTTAAGTCAAACGGATTTCGTTTTCACCTAA
- a CDS encoding NAD-dependent epimerase/dehydratase family protein, with product MKVVILGGDGFCGWPTSLHLSKAGHEVIILDNLSRRNIDNELETDSLTPISSMGVRLAAWKEVSGKEIKFYNLDIAQEYDRLLNLLLDEKPDAIVHFAEQRAAPYSMKSPRHRRYTVDNNINATHNTLCAIAESELDIHLVHLGTMGVYGYGTAGMKIPEGYLDIEVVAENGERIPQQILYPPNPGSVYHMTKTQDQLLFAYYNKNDGVRVTDLHQGIVWGTDTEETKLDERLINRFDYDGDYGTVLNRFLMQAAIGYPLTVHGTGGQTRAFIHIQNTVRCVELALQYPPEKGERVKILNQMTETHRVRDLAKLIASLTNTEVAYVDNPRKEAAENELKVDNSCFLEMGLKPTTLAEGLLHEVTEIAKKYADHADLAKIPCTSVWTKDQKAGVPQLKQEVTSSSNN from the coding sequence ATGAAAGTAGTTATTCTCGGTGGCGATGGCTTTTGCGGATGGCCCACTTCCCTACATTTGTCGAAAGCAGGACATGAGGTAATTATCCTGGATAACCTGTCTCGACGTAACATTGATAATGAATTAGAAACCGATTCTCTCACGCCAATCTCTTCGATGGGAGTTCGTCTCGCCGCTTGGAAGGAGGTAAGCGGTAAGGAAATTAAGTTCTATAATCTTGATATCGCGCAGGAATACGATCGACTGCTAAATTTACTGTTGGACGAAAAACCCGACGCGATCGTGCATTTTGCGGAACAACGGGCGGCCCCCTATTCGATGAAATCTCCCCGTCATCGCCGTTATACCGTTGATAATAACATTAATGCCACTCATAACACCCTCTGCGCGATCGCAGAATCTGAGTTAGACATCCATCTGGTTCACTTAGGAACAATGGGGGTTTATGGCTATGGTACAGCAGGAATGAAAATTCCTGAAGGCTATCTTGATATTGAAGTCGTGGCGGAAAATGGCGAACGTATCCCCCAACAGATTTTGTATCCTCCGAACCCTGGTAGTGTCTATCACATGACCAAAACTCAAGATCAATTGTTGTTCGCTTATTACAATAAAAACGATGGAGTTCGCGTCACCGATTTACATCAAGGTATTGTTTGGGGAACAGATACCGAAGAAACCAAGTTGGATGAACGGTTGATTAATCGGTTTGATTATGATGGGGATTATGGGACGGTTCTTAACCGTTTCTTAATGCAAGCCGCGATCGGGTATCCGTTAACAGTACATGGAACTGGCGGACAAACTCGCGCCTTTATCCATATCCAGAATACCGTGCGCTGTGTAGAATTGGCGCTTCAGTATCCTCCCGAAAAAGGAGAACGAGTCAAGATTCTCAACCAAATGACCGAAACGCATCGGGTTCGAGATTTAGCCAAACTCATCGCCAGTTTAACGAATACAGAAGTGGCGTATGTGGATAATCCTCGCAAGGAAGCAGCGGAAAACGAACTGAAAGTTGATAACAGTTGTTTCTTGGAAATGGGCTTAAAACCGACAACTTTAGCAGAGGGATTACTTCACGAAGTCACTGAAATTGCGAAGAAATACGCAGATCATGCTGATTTAGCGAAAATTCCTTGCACATCGGTTTGGACGAAAGATCAGAAAGCGGGTGTTCCCCAGTTGAAACAGGAAGTAACTTCCAGTTCTAACAATTAA
- the rsmG gene encoding 16S rRNA (guanine(527)-N(7))-methyltransferase RsmG, whose amino-acid sequence MLPEFKEIWQDTLEWFPSEEQQQQFEQLYQGILVGNRQCNLTRIIEPEAFWEKHLWDSLRGIIPLGLESYTTASFLDIGTGAGFPGFPCAIALPYTTVTLLDSTGKKIAYLNTLISELQFSRVKTLLGRAETLGKQSSQRNKYDFALLRAVASASVCAEYAFPFLKVGGTAVLYRGRWTPEEAESLNLTLNQLGGYLEKIETFITPLTAGERNCLYLKKTSMR is encoded by the coding sequence ATGCTTCCAGAATTTAAAGAAATTTGGCAAGATACCTTAGAATGGTTTCCTTCAGAGGAACAGCAGCAACAATTCGAGCAACTCTATCAGGGAATTTTAGTCGGGAATCGTCAATGTAATTTAACCCGAATCATTGAACCCGAAGCCTTTTGGGAGAAGCATTTGTGGGATTCTTTGCGAGGAATTATCCCTCTGGGGTTGGAGAGTTACACCACCGCTTCTTTCCTTGATATTGGCACGGGTGCGGGGTTTCCTGGCTTTCCCTGCGCGATCGCGCTTCCTTACACTACCGTAACACTGTTGGATTCCACTGGGAAGAAAATTGCCTATTTAAATACCCTAATCTCAGAGTTACAATTTTCAAGAGTGAAGACTCTTCTCGGAAGAGCAGAAACCCTTGGCAAACAATCCTCCCAGCGCAATAAATATGATTTCGCACTTTTAAGAGCCGTTGCATCCGCTTCCGTTTGCGCGGAGTACGCTTTCCCTTTTCTGAAAGTGGGAGGAACTGCGGTGCTTTACCGAGGTCGTTGGACACCAGAAGAAGCGGAATCCCTCAACCTTACCTTAAACCAACTCGGTGGTTATTTGGAGAAAATAGAAACTTTTATCACTCCTTTAACAGCAGGAGAGCGAAACTGTCTTTATCTGAAAAAGACCAGTATGAGGTAA
- a CDS encoding PhoH family protein — protein sequence MTEAVKTIALPSSESAIALAGPQEANLKTLSRQTGAKLVMRGQDLLITGQEKAVERCLAVVRSLKPYWEQGKAISEAEIMTAFQARDTGRLEDYQDLQKNVLARTRKGEQIRAKTFRQRQYIKAIQSHDVTFCTGPAGTGKTYLAAILAVQALLKGDYERLILTRPAVEAGEKLGFLPGDLQEKVNPFLRPLYDALYELIDPEKIPDLMAKGTIEIAPLAYMRGRTLNNAFVIVDEAQNTTPAQMKMVLTRLGFSARMVVTGDVTQTDLPYPQQSGLITALKILRSVEGIAVCEFSQGDVVRHPLVQRIVAAYEKYEM from the coding sequence ATGACAGAGGCGGTCAAAACCATTGCATTACCCAGTAGCGAAAGCGCGATCGCGCTCGCGGGTCCCCAAGAAGCTAATCTCAAAACCCTCTCTCGACAGACGGGTGCAAAATTGGTGATGCGGGGACAAGATTTGTTGATTACCGGTCAAGAAAAGGCAGTAGAACGCTGTTTAGCGGTGGTGCGATCGCTCAAACCGTACTGGGAACAAGGGAAAGCGATCTCCGAAGCGGAGATCATGACCGCCTTCCAAGCAAGGGATACGGGACGTTTAGAAGATTATCAAGACTTGCAAAAAAACGTCCTTGCTCGAACTCGTAAGGGCGAACAAATTCGGGCGAAAACCTTCCGCCAACGGCAATATATTAAAGCGATTCAATCTCACGATGTCACCTTTTGCACGGGTCCGGCGGGAACAGGAAAAACCTATTTAGCCGCGATTCTCGCCGTTCAAGCCTTACTCAAGGGAGATTACGAGCGCTTGATTCTCACTCGCCCTGCGGTAGAAGCTGGGGAAAAACTGGGCTTTCTGCCAGGGGATTTACAAGAGAAGGTTAATCCTTTTTTGCGTCCGCTTTATGATGCGCTATATGAACTGATTGATCCCGAAAAGATTCCTGATTTGATGGCAAAAGGCACGATCGAAATTGCTCCTTTAGCCTATATGCGCGGACGAACGCTTAATAATGCGTTTGTCATTGTTGATGAGGCGCAAAATACGACTCCAGCACAAATGAAGATGGTACTCACCCGTCTTGGGTTTTCCGCTCGGATGGTGGTGACAGGGGATGTCACTCAAACTGATTTACCCTATCCGCAACAGTCGGGATTAATTACAGCTTTAAAAATTCTTCGGTCTGTGGAAGGAATTGCGGTTTGTGAGTTTTCTCAAGGTGATGTGGTGCGCCATCCTCTGGTGCAAAGAATTGTTGCTGCTTACGAAAAATACGAAATGTAG
- the rpsP gene encoding 30S ribosomal protein S16 — protein MVKLRLKRLGKKREASYRIVAMNNSSRRDGRPLEELGFYNPRTKETRLNVPAIVKRLQQGAKPTETVDQILKKAQVYQQVNV, from the coding sequence ATGGTCAAATTGCGCTTAAAACGATTAGGAAAGAAAAGAGAAGCAAGTTATCGTATTGTAGCGATGAACAATAGCAGTCGTCGTGATGGTCGTCCTTTAGAAGAATTGGGGTTTTACAATCCTAGAACCAAAGAAACTCGCCTGAATGTTCCCGCGATCGTCAAACGCTTACAACAAGGGGCGAAACCCACCGAAACGGTCGATCAGATTTTGAAGAAAGCTCAAGTTTATCAACAAGTGAATGTCTAA